One window from the genome of Actinoplanes teichomyceticus ATCC 31121 encodes:
- a CDS encoding nucleotide disphospho-sugar-binding domain-containing protein, whose translation MRFLFMPLPAVGHAFPMVPLAWALRNAGHEVTFLTGFDGADVRNAGFPVVDAMPAEQTKNDGFPRIVGENPALFRSMAHLSDEEIRALKPAVVKLWDGEHDAFVAHAERLEPDLIFFDPVFNAGLAAAAVLQVPAIGHNYMLKRYAPEFVREHAPRAFERHGVDLPKKLALLDIGPPPLMEDGPSTWHARYVPYNGGGLLPDWLLDPPSRPRVAISLGTPLPHRTGTERFTHVLDAVREVDADFALTVSESTAATLGPLPDNVRITGWLPLYELVRTCTAVIHHGGSGTMFSANAAGLPQLIIPQGADNDFNARAAERYGFALVGSVGTVDAALIGRLLTDDGLRTAAQRLRDEMQALPTPADLVPAITEFAS comes from the coding sequence ATGAGATTTTTGTTCATGCCGTTACCGGCGGTCGGCCACGCCTTCCCGATGGTGCCGCTGGCGTGGGCCTTGCGAAACGCCGGGCACGAGGTCACGTTCCTCACCGGCTTCGACGGGGCCGACGTCCGCAACGCCGGTTTCCCGGTGGTCGATGCGATGCCGGCGGAGCAGACGAAGAACGACGGTTTCCCGAGGATCGTCGGGGAGAATCCGGCGCTGTTCCGGTCGATGGCGCATCTGAGCGACGAGGAGATCCGGGCGCTGAAGCCGGCCGTGGTGAAGCTGTGGGACGGCGAGCACGACGCGTTCGTGGCGCACGCCGAGCGGCTGGAACCGGACCTGATCTTCTTCGACCCGGTGTTCAACGCGGGTCTGGCTGCCGCGGCGGTGCTGCAGGTGCCGGCGATCGGGCACAACTACATGCTCAAGAGGTACGCGCCGGAGTTCGTCCGCGAGCACGCCCCGCGCGCGTTCGAGCGGCACGGTGTGGACCTGCCGAAGAAGCTCGCGCTGCTCGACATCGGGCCGCCGCCGCTGATGGAGGACGGACCGAGCACCTGGCATGCGCGCTATGTGCCGTACAACGGTGGCGGTCTGTTGCCGGACTGGCTGCTGGACCCGCCGTCGCGGCCCCGCGTGGCGATCTCGCTGGGTACGCCTCTGCCGCACCGGACCGGCACCGAGCGCTTCACCCACGTGCTCGACGCCGTACGCGAGGTGGACGCGGACTTCGCGCTGACCGTCAGCGAGAGCACCGCCGCCACGCTGGGCCCGCTCCCGGACAACGTGCGCATCACCGGCTGGCTACCGCTGTACGAGCTGGTGCGCACCTGCACCGCGGTGATCCACCACGGGGGCAGCGGCACGATGTTCAGCGCGAACGCCGCCGGCCTGCCGCAGTTGATCATCCCGCAGGGCGCTGACAACGACTTCAACGCGCGCGCCGCCGAGCGGTACGGGTTCGCGCTGGTCGGCTCGGTGGGCACGGTGGACGCCGCATTGATCGGGCGCCTGCTCACCGACGACGGCCTGCGCACGGCGGCTCAGCGGTTGCGCGACGAGATGCAGGCGCTGCCCACGCCGGCTGATCTGGTGCCCGCCATCACCGAGTTCGCGTCATGA
- a CDS encoding acyl-CoA thioesterase encodes MSEFYEYRHTVGFEETNIVGNVYYVNYLRWQGRCREMFLQQRAPEILADLRDDLKLFTLKVDCEFYAEITAFDELSIRMRLVDLAQTQIEFSFDYVRLEPAGSDTLVARGRQRIACMRGPNTRTVPARVPEALTRALAPYATASP; translated from the coding sequence ATGAGCGAGTTCTACGAATACCGGCACACGGTCGGCTTCGAGGAAACCAACATCGTCGGCAACGTCTACTACGTCAACTATCTGCGCTGGCAGGGCCGCTGCCGGGAGATGTTCCTGCAGCAGCGGGCCCCGGAGATCCTCGCGGACCTGCGCGACGACCTCAAGCTGTTCACCCTCAAGGTCGACTGCGAGTTCTACGCCGAGATCACCGCGTTCGACGAGCTGTCGATCCGGATGCGGCTCGTCGACCTGGCGCAGACCCAGATCGAGTTCAGCTTCGATTACGTACGGCTGGAGCCCGCCGGTTCGGACACGCTGGTCGCCCGCGGCCGGCAGCGCATCGCGTGCATGCGCGGCCCCAACACCCGCACCGTGCCCGCCCGCGTGCCCGAGGCCCTGACCCGGGCGCTCGCGCCGTACGCCACCGCATCGCCATGA
- a CDS encoding cytochrome P450 gives MTAVARTAVPPGPSGPALLGVLWKLGRDRLGLMSSAASYGDAVRLAPGRRGLYFFNHPEHAKHVLADNSENYHKGIGLAQARRALGDGLLTSEGRLWRDQRAVIKPVFRARRVAEQAPAVAAEAMLLVERLRAYAGRGPVDVVPELTALTLGVLGRTLLDVDLSGFTSLGHSFEAMQDQAMFEMASLGTVPHALPLPRQRRFRRARRDLDAVVGRLVAERRMRGGWRDGEDALSRLIRAYEDLGDPQAGRRRIRDELVTLLLAGHETTASTLGWTLHLLDRHPEVRDRVAAEAREVLDDRAPEYEDLARLTYTSMVVAEAMRLYPPVWMLSRKAQAPDVIGGYRVPAGADVLICPYTLHRHPALWRDPDRFDPQRFAPEARAQLSRYVYLPFGAGPRFCVGNQLGLMEAVFVVAAVCRDLRLSTRPGHRVVPEPMLSLRIRGGLPVLVQPVR, from the coding sequence ATGACGGCCGTGGCGCGCACCGCCGTGCCCCCGGGACCGAGCGGCCCGGCGCTGCTCGGCGTGCTGTGGAAGCTGGGCCGCGACCGGCTCGGCCTGATGTCCTCGGCAGCGTCCTACGGCGACGCGGTGCGCCTGGCCCCCGGGCGCCGCGGCCTGTACTTCTTCAACCATCCCGAGCACGCCAAGCACGTGCTCGCCGACAACAGCGAGAACTACCACAAGGGCATCGGGCTCGCGCAGGCCCGCCGGGCGCTCGGCGACGGGCTGCTGACCAGCGAGGGCCGGCTGTGGCGCGACCAGCGAGCGGTGATCAAGCCGGTGTTCCGCGCCCGCCGCGTCGCCGAGCAGGCCCCGGCGGTGGCGGCGGAGGCGATGCTGCTGGTCGAGCGGCTGCGCGCGTACGCCGGCCGGGGCCCCGTCGACGTCGTGCCGGAGCTGACCGCGCTGACCCTGGGCGTGCTGGGCCGTACCCTGCTCGACGTCGATCTGAGCGGGTTCACCTCGCTCGGGCACTCCTTCGAGGCCATGCAGGACCAGGCGATGTTCGAGATGGCGTCGCTGGGCACCGTGCCGCACGCCTTGCCCCTGCCTCGCCAGCGGCGCTTCCGGCGGGCCCGGCGGGACCTGGACGCGGTCGTCGGCCGGCTGGTCGCCGAACGACGGATGCGTGGTGGGTGGCGTGACGGCGAGGACGCGCTGTCTCGGCTGATCCGCGCCTATGAGGACCTCGGCGATCCGCAGGCCGGGCGACGGCGCATCCGCGACGAACTCGTCACGCTGCTGCTGGCCGGCCACGAGACCACCGCGAGCACGCTGGGCTGGACGTTGCATCTGCTGGACCGGCATCCCGAGGTCCGTGACCGGGTCGCCGCGGAGGCCCGCGAGGTGCTCGACGACCGGGCGCCGGAGTACGAGGACCTGGCGCGGCTGACGTACACGTCCATGGTGGTCGCCGAGGCGATGCGGTTGTACCCGCCGGTGTGGATGCTCTCGCGCAAGGCGCAGGCCCCGGACGTGATCGGCGGCTACCGGGTGCCGGCCGGCGCCGACGTGCTGATCTGTCCGTACACCCTGCATCGGCACCCGGCGCTGTGGCGGGACCCGGATCGCTTCGATCCCCAGCGGTTCGCGCCCGAGGCCCGCGCGCAGCTCTCGCGTTACGTCTACCTGCCGTTCGGTGCGGGCCCGCGGTTCTGCGTGGGCAACCAGCTGGGCCTGATGGAGGCGGTGTTCGTCGTCGCGGCAGTCTGCCGTGACCTGCGTCTGAGCACCCGGCCGGGGCACCGGGTCGTGCCCGAGCCGATGCTGTCGTTGCGCATCCGCGGCGGTCTGCCGGTGCTGGTGCAGCCTGTGCGCTGA
- a CDS encoding flavin reductase family protein, which translates to MDGQLRTASADLRALRRTFAAFATGVTVLTVGGSRPHGMTANSFTSVSLDPPLVLVCVDRTAVMHQRVLDAGSFAVSVLAAGQHQVARHFADRRRPLGLAEFDGIACEAGPATGAPLIGGALAGFECVLRHMYDGGDHSIVVGELLSMRRADGDDPLLFLDGRFRQVLAAEVTR; encoded by the coding sequence ATGGACGGACAACTGAGAACAGCTTCTGCGGATCTCCGGGCTTTGCGCCGTACGTTCGCGGCGTTCGCCACCGGGGTGACGGTGCTGACCGTCGGCGGTTCCCGGCCGCACGGGATGACGGCGAACTCGTTCACCTCGGTGTCGCTGGACCCGCCGCTGGTGCTGGTGTGCGTGGACCGTACGGCGGTGATGCACCAGCGGGTCCTCGACGCCGGCAGCTTCGCCGTCTCGGTGCTCGCCGCCGGTCAGCACCAGGTGGCCCGGCACTTCGCCGACCGGCGCCGGCCGCTGGGCCTCGCCGAGTTCGACGGCATCGCCTGCGAGGCGGGACCGGCCACCGGCGCGCCGCTGATCGGCGGCGCGCTGGCGGGCTTCGAGTGCGTGCTGCGGCACATGTACGACGGCGGCGACCACAGCATCGTGGTCGGTGAGCTGCTGTCGATGCGTCGTGCCGACGGCGACGACCCGCTGCTGTTCCTCGACGGCCGGTTCCGCCAGGTGCTCGCGGCCGAGGTGACGCGATGA
- a CDS encoding helix-turn-helix domain-containing protein, whose product MENTAEKAVERAILTMHDNLGEPLTIDDMARAAMFSKFHFSRIFRRVTGISPGRFLSALRLQEAKRLLTSTSLNVADISLRVGYNSVGTFSSRFTRSVGMPPTTYRRLGGFDGDIPRDASRDRATGSVQGRVRATGPVPLGLVFLGLFPDPLPEGLPVRCTILNGTGSFRLDDVPEGTWYLMSQSVAGGDAPAVDAALSLDHEVHVATSQPLTVRREQLVQGADLTLSPMRTIDPPVLLALFNARVDALHRGSYDALAA is encoded by the coding sequence GTGGAGAACACCGCCGAGAAAGCCGTCGAGCGAGCTATCCTGACGATGCACGACAACCTGGGCGAGCCGTTGACCATTGATGACATGGCACGCGCGGCCATGTTCAGCAAATTCCACTTCTCGCGCATCTTCCGTCGGGTCACCGGCATCTCCCCGGGCCGTTTCCTGTCGGCGCTGCGGCTGCAGGAGGCCAAGCGGCTGCTGACCTCGACCAGCCTCAACGTGGCGGACATCAGCCTGCGGGTCGGCTACAACAGCGTCGGCACCTTCAGCTCGCGGTTCACCCGCAGCGTGGGCATGCCCCCGACGACGTACCGGCGGCTGGGCGGCTTCGACGGCGACATCCCCCGCGACGCCAGCCGGGACCGGGCGACCGGTTCGGTGCAGGGGCGGGTGCGTGCGACCGGACCGGTCCCGCTCGGCCTGGTGTTCCTCGGGCTGTTCCCGGATCCGCTGCCGGAGGGTCTGCCGGTGCGGTGCACGATCCTCAACGGCACCGGGTCGTTCCGGCTCGACGACGTGCCGGAGGGCACCTGGTACCTGATGTCGCAGTCGGTGGCCGGTGGCGACGCGCCGGCGGTGGACGCCGCGCTCAGCTTGGATCACGAGGTGCACGTGGCGACGAGTCAGCCGCTGACCGTGCGCCGCGAGCAGCTGGTGCAGGGCGCCGACCTGACGCTCAGCCCGATGCGCACCATCGACCCGCCGGTGCTGCTCGCGCTGTTCAACGCCCGGGTGGACGCCTTGCACCGGGGCAGCTACGACGCCTTGGCAGCCTGA
- a CDS encoding nucleotide disphospho-sugar-binding domain-containing protein: MRVLFLPLAIPSHAFLMTPLAWAFRSAGHDVRVASQRRVLPAITQAGLPAVEVGGDSDFQSEAVGFLRQRPQQLHHADGRGAPGAGPTEPWIRTAEACAADLVALGEAWLPDLVVADSMVYAGPLLAEVLKVPFVRFSWGPDWPKTGLGMGGRHVDDHEPVRWPQRLLELYRRYGARAEQDTAAVTIDPFPAALQIPGLAGRLSVRPVPYNGSGTVPGWLAEPPRRPRICVTWGTNTTVYMGDRGFLVPTILDGLAGLNAEIVLALSQGDRDRLGELPAGARVVSGLPLDQLLPTCSAMVSQGGAAGLITAAVLGVPQIAVPMMADQPTNARLLAESGAGIALQPDRLDAAAVRAAAQQLLTGSGPRAAAERLSREIEQLPAPSAVVDRLTALARA; this comes from the coding sequence ATGCGTGTGTTGTTCCTGCCCCTGGCCATCCCGAGCCATGCCTTCCTGATGACGCCGCTGGCCTGGGCGTTCCGGTCGGCCGGGCACGACGTGCGGGTGGCCAGCCAGCGCCGGGTGCTGCCGGCGATCACTCAGGCCGGGTTGCCCGCGGTGGAGGTCGGCGGGGACAGCGACTTCCAGAGCGAGGCGGTGGGCTTCCTCCGGCAACGCCCGCAGCAGCTGCATCACGCCGACGGCCGCGGGGCGCCCGGGGCGGGACCGACCGAGCCGTGGATCCGCACCGCCGAGGCGTGCGCCGCGGACCTGGTCGCCCTGGGCGAGGCGTGGCTGCCCGATCTGGTGGTCGCCGATTCCATGGTGTACGCCGGTCCGCTGCTCGCCGAGGTGCTCAAGGTGCCGTTCGTGCGGTTCTCCTGGGGGCCGGACTGGCCGAAGACGGGGCTGGGCATGGGTGGGCGGCACGTGGACGATCACGAACCGGTGCGCTGGCCGCAGCGGCTGCTCGAGCTGTACCGCCGGTACGGTGCGCGGGCCGAGCAGGACACTGCGGCGGTCACGATCGACCCGTTCCCGGCCGCGCTGCAGATCCCCGGGCTGGCCGGGCGGCTGAGCGTGCGGCCGGTGCCGTACAACGGCTCGGGCACGGTGCCGGGATGGCTGGCCGAGCCGCCGCGCCGCCCGCGGATCTGTGTCACCTGGGGCACCAACACCACCGTGTACATGGGCGATCGCGGCTTTCTCGTGCCGACCATCCTGGACGGGCTCGCCGGGCTGAACGCCGAGATCGTGCTCGCGCTGTCGCAGGGCGACCGCGACCGGCTCGGTGAGCTGCCGGCGGGCGCTCGGGTGGTGAGTGGGCTGCCGCTGGATCAGTTGCTGCCGACCTGTTCGGCGATGGTGAGCCAGGGTGGCGCCGCGGGGCTGATCACCGCGGCGGTGCTGGGCGTACCGCAGATCGCCGTGCCGATGATGGCTGATCAGCCGACGAATGCGCGGCTGCTGGCCGAGTCGGGGGCCGGGATCGCCCTGCAGCCGGACCGGCTGGATGCCGCCGCCGTGCGCGCGGCCGCCCAGCAGCTGCTGACCGGCTCCGGGCCGCGCGCGGCGGCCGAGCGGTTGAGCCGGGAGATCGAGCAACTCCCGGCACCGTCCGCCGTGGTCGATCGGCTTACCGCGCTCGCCCGGGCGTAG
- a CDS encoding cytochrome P450, translating to MKPLAFPFPPGESRYEPSPVFARLREERPVAPVTTPDGMSAWLVTRYADVRRVLTDPRFSRAAATRGNVPLNGLGRLSNESLLALDPPQHTRQRKLIGRALTPRRVELLRPRVTRLVDELLGALARAPQPADLVSGFTVPLPVLVICELLGVPVADRHRLHAWSDEVMGDWGARAEELDRALADFMAYFAELCAAKRRSPGDDLITELVAARDDDDGTLSDSELMNLCVGLFVAGHETTVGELNMFVLTLLHHGEWERLRAEPELIPGAVDELLRFVQISAAGGTLPRVTTEAVELGGVTLPAGAVVLTATPSANRDADRFPDADRLDLTRSDVAHLTFGAGAHHCLGAVLARMELQEALYGLMRHAPDLRPAVPESDLSFKRGMMIRSLESLPVTFTPAS from the coding sequence ATGAAGCCGCTGGCGTTCCCGTTCCCGCCCGGCGAGTCGCGCTACGAACCCTCGCCGGTGTTCGCAAGGCTGCGCGAGGAGCGGCCGGTCGCCCCGGTCACCACTCCGGACGGCATGTCGGCGTGGCTGGTCACCCGGTACGCCGATGTGCGCCGGGTGCTGACCGACCCGCGGTTCAGCCGGGCCGCGGCCACGCGGGGCAACGTGCCGCTCAACGGGCTGGGGCGGCTGTCGAACGAGTCGCTGCTGGCGCTGGACCCGCCGCAGCACACCCGCCAGCGCAAGCTCATCGGCCGGGCGCTGACACCACGGCGGGTGGAGTTGCTGCGGCCGCGGGTGACCCGGCTGGTCGACGAGTTGCTGGGTGCGCTTGCGCGCGCGCCGCAGCCCGCTGACCTGGTGTCCGGGTTCACCGTGCCGCTGCCGGTCCTGGTGATCTGCGAGCTGCTGGGCGTACCGGTGGCCGACCGGCACCGGCTGCACGCGTGGTCCGACGAGGTCATGGGCGACTGGGGCGCCCGCGCCGAGGAACTCGACCGAGCGCTGGCGGATTTCATGGCCTACTTCGCCGAGCTGTGCGCCGCGAAACGCCGTTCCCCCGGCGATGACCTGATCACCGAGCTGGTCGCGGCGCGCGATGACGACGACGGCACGCTCTCGGACAGCGAGCTGATGAACCTGTGCGTGGGGTTGTTCGTCGCCGGGCACGAGACCACCGTCGGCGAGCTGAACATGTTCGTGCTGACGCTGCTGCACCACGGCGAGTGGGAGCGGCTGCGCGCCGAGCCGGAGCTGATTCCCGGCGCGGTCGACGAGTTGCTGCGCTTCGTGCAGATCAGTGCTGCCGGGGGCACGCTGCCGCGGGTCACCACGGAGGCGGTGGAGCTGGGCGGCGTGACGTTGCCGGCCGGGGCGGTCGTGCTGACCGCGACGCCGTCGGCCAACCGCGACGCCGATCGGTTCCCCGATGCCGATCGGCTGGACCTGACCCGCTCCGACGTCGCTCACCTCACGTTCGGTGCGGGCGCCCATCACTGTCTCGGTGCGGTGCTGGCGCGCATGGAGTTGCAGGAGGCGCTGTACGGGTTGATGCGGCACGCGCCCGATCTGCGGCCGGCTGTGCCCGAATCAGACCTGTCGTTCAAACGCGGCATGATGATCCGCTCGCTGGAGAGCCTGCCCGTCACGTTCACACCGGCTTCCTGA
- a CDS encoding nucleotide disphospho-sugar-binding domain-containing protein, translating to MRILFTPLASTPHVNAMVSLAWAARAAGHEVRFAAQPAVRDAVVQAGLPVAVVGASHDLIADIMTFLKANPQSMRPGGRVGAISGAPQGRFGLPWIRSAQACAPELVAFGEAWRPHLVVTDPMFYAGPLLADVLGVPLIRHLWSPDWTKAGYSMGGFAEGQTRAEWPEELLELYRSYGARTETDTAACTVDPFPPGLQLPGLTGRVSVRGVAYNGTGDIPPWLSEQPTRPRVLVSRSTSNMPFLGAARSYLTTVLGALSDLDIEVVLTREAADATNATDFPANVRLIDQVPYDLVLPTCAAIVHHAGASSLLTSSSLGVPQVTIPMLGDQPANAALLAKTGAGIHLDFGSLDPADIRAAVQQAVSDPQMRDAAARLSAGAAREMPLTRAVDLLADIARVPA from the coding sequence GTGCGCATTCTCTTCACCCCGCTGGCATCCACCCCGCACGTGAACGCCATGGTCAGCCTCGCCTGGGCGGCCCGGGCCGCCGGGCACGAGGTGCGCTTCGCCGCGCAGCCCGCCGTCCGCGACGCCGTCGTGCAGGCCGGCCTGCCCGTGGCCGTCGTCGGCGCGTCTCACGACCTGATCGCCGACATCATGACGTTCCTCAAAGCCAACCCGCAGTCCATGCGTCCCGGCGGGCGCGTCGGCGCGATCAGCGGGGCGCCGCAGGGCCGCTTCGGGCTGCCCTGGATCCGCTCCGCGCAGGCCTGCGCGCCGGAACTGGTCGCGTTCGGCGAGGCGTGGCGCCCGCACCTGGTCGTCACGGACCCGATGTTCTACGCCGGCCCGCTGCTCGCCGACGTGCTCGGCGTGCCGCTGATCCGGCACCTGTGGAGTCCGGACTGGACGAAGGCCGGCTACAGCATGGGCGGCTTCGCCGAGGGACAGACCCGCGCGGAGTGGCCCGAGGAGCTGCTGGAGCTCTACCGCTCGTACGGCGCCCGCACCGAAACCGACACCGCGGCGTGCACCGTCGACCCGTTCCCCCCGGGCCTGCAGCTGCCCGGGCTGACCGGCCGGGTCAGCGTGCGCGGCGTGGCCTACAACGGCACCGGCGACATCCCGCCGTGGCTGTCCGAGCAGCCGACCCGTCCCCGCGTGCTGGTCAGCCGCAGCACGTCCAACATGCCGTTCCTGGGCGCCGCCCGCTCCTACCTGACGACCGTGCTCGGCGCCCTGAGCGACCTCGACATCGAGGTCGTCCTCACCCGCGAGGCCGCCGACGCCACGAACGCGACCGACTTCCCGGCGAACGTGCGGCTGATCGACCAGGTGCCGTACGACCTGGTGCTGCCCACCTGCGCGGCGATCGTGCACCACGCCGGCGCCAGCTCGCTGCTGACCTCCTCGAGCCTGGGCGTGCCGCAGGTGACCATCCCGATGCTCGGCGACCAGCCCGCCAACGCGGCACTGCTCGCCAAGACCGGCGCCGGGATCCACCTGGACTTCGGCTCGCTCGACCCGGCGGACATCCGCGCAGCGGTCCAGCAGGCCGTGTCCGACCCGCAGATGCGCGACGCGGCGGCCCGGCTCAGCGCCGGCGCCGCCCGCGAAATGCCGCTGACCCGGGCGGTCGACCTGCTCGCCGACATCGCCCGGGTCCCCGCATAA
- a CDS encoding MerR family transcriptional regulator: MRISTLAEISGVPVPTIKFYIRAGLLAAGRPTARNQAEYGEEHVTRLRLIRILTGPGRLSLAAVQRILEALDSTGMVPGERCRATIWALFPDASDERGAGVDRARVIVDDFVDRLGWSVDADSPGRSALTQVLAALHRLGIACDAEVFRPYAEAAERMIAAEPVRLPAPTAEAAVARTVLLGVAFESMRLLASEHRMLNDPPAAKPQAAKAS; this comes from the coding sequence ATGCGCATCTCTACACTAGCTGAGATCAGTGGTGTGCCGGTGCCGACCATCAAGTTCTACATCCGCGCGGGGCTGCTCGCGGCAGGCCGGCCGACCGCCCGCAACCAGGCGGAGTACGGCGAGGAGCACGTGACCCGGCTGCGGCTGATCCGGATCCTCACCGGACCGGGCCGGCTGAGCCTGGCCGCCGTGCAGCGCATCCTGGAGGCCCTGGACAGCACCGGCATGGTGCCGGGGGAGCGCTGCCGTGCCACGATCTGGGCGCTGTTCCCGGACGCCTCCGACGAGCGGGGCGCCGGCGTGGATCGCGCGCGGGTGATCGTCGACGACTTCGTCGACCGCCTCGGCTGGTCGGTGGACGCCGACTCCCCGGGCCGCAGCGCGCTGACCCAGGTGCTCGCGGCGCTGCATCGTCTCGGCATCGCCTGCGACGCCGAGGTGTTCCGTCCCTACGCCGAGGCGGCCGAGCGGATGATCGCGGCCGAGCCGGTGAGGCTGCCCGCCCCGACCGCCGAGGCCGCGGTGGCGCGCACGGTGCTGCTGGGCGTCGCGTTCGAGTCGATGCGCCTGCTGGCCAGCGAGCACCGGATGCTCAACGATCCTCCAGCCGCCAAGCCTCAGGCTGCCAAGGCGTCGTAG
- a CDS encoding serine hydrolase domain-containing protein: MNRRQLLLSASGVAGTVLLGAPAAAAPAGPDLTGLVEDLHTAGIPGVHARVERGGRGYAPAAGVADLRTGRAARPGLRHRVGGVTKSFVAVTVLHLVGERRVDLDQPVSRYLPGVVPGDRGRRTTVRMLLNHTSGIADHARTALDPAGDERVLFATRASIAATATRRFTPPQLVARGLGMAPVGEPGALWSYSNTNYVLLAMLIERVTGRSYEAEVTRRVLRPLGLNATTLPGGRRALPGAHMAAYVPWDDGRPRDFTRYDMSWAWGGADLISTPGDVNRFYRLLLGGRVLPAALLREMMTTVPMAAAYPEYAGYGLGIFWLAGTCGRMWGHDGLAVGHSTYSGHAEDGHSVQFTLAENANFFPLGDPRVAAIDAARTAFEGAVFDGCGAPARLGRWWPHRVRDAFLH; the protein is encoded by the coding sequence ATGAATCGGCGACAGTTACTGCTGAGCGCGTCGGGTGTGGCCGGCACGGTGTTGCTCGGTGCACCTGCCGCGGCGGCCCCGGCCGGTCCGGATCTGACCGGGCTGGTGGAAGACCTGCACACCGCGGGGATTCCGGGTGTGCACGCGCGAGTCGAGCGTGGTGGCCGCGGGTACGCCCCGGCGGCAGGTGTCGCCGATCTGCGCACCGGGAGGGCGGCGCGGCCCGGTCTGCGGCACCGGGTCGGCGGGGTCACGAAAAGCTTCGTGGCGGTCACGGTGCTGCACCTGGTGGGCGAGCGGCGGGTGGATCTGGACCAACCGGTGTCGCGCTATCTGCCGGGCGTGGTGCCGGGTGATCGGGGACGCCGGACCACGGTACGGATGCTGCTCAACCACACCAGCGGGATCGCCGACCACGCCCGTACGGCTCTTGACCCGGCCGGCGACGAGCGGGTGCTGTTCGCCACCCGCGCCAGCATCGCCGCGACGGCGACGCGCCGGTTCACGCCGCCGCAGTTGGTGGCGAGAGGGCTGGGGATGGCGCCGGTGGGCGAACCGGGGGCGCTGTGGTCGTACTCGAACACGAACTATGTCCTGCTTGCCATGCTGATCGAACGGGTCACCGGGAGGTCCTACGAGGCGGAGGTGACCCGGCGGGTGCTGCGGCCGCTGGGGCTGAACGCCACCACACTGCCCGGAGGCCGGCGGGCGTTGCCGGGCGCGCACATGGCGGCGTACGTACCGTGGGATGACGGGCGCCCGCGCGACTTCACCCGCTACGACATGTCGTGGGCGTGGGGCGGCGCGGACCTGATCTCCACTCCCGGGGATGTCAACCGGTTCTACCGGTTGCTGCTGGGCGGGCGGGTGCTGCCGGCGGCACTGTTGCGGGAGATGATGACGACCGTGCCGATGGCCGCGGCGTACCCGGAATATGCCGGCTATGGGCTGGGCATCTTCTGGCTTGCCGGGACGTGCGGGCGGATGTGGGGGCACGACGGGCTGGCGGTCGGGCACAGCACCTATTCGGGGCACGCGGAGGACGGGCACTCGGTGCAGTTCACCCTCGCCGAGAACGCCAACTTCTTTCCGCTCGGCGATCCGCGGGTCGCCGCCATCGACGCCGCCCGCACGGCGTTCGAGGGCGCTGTGTTCGACGGCTGCGGCGCCCCTGCCCGGCTCGGCCGCTGGTGGCCGCACCGGGTCCGGGACGCCTTCCTGCACTAG